In Anomaloglossus baeobatrachus isolate aAnoBae1 chromosome 3, aAnoBae1.hap1, whole genome shotgun sequence, one genomic interval encodes:
- the LOC142297177 gene encoding uncharacterized protein LOC142297177 — MAAAYKKDEKAVLIQMCEERGLDGFNKTKEMLICALVEDNLKDQHDVAQEHGTSEAPGNLAMDLAPGRSAELSDSKGSGSNPSSRSGMDSYLPMILQQLGECDSQARLQFVLKERQAEREFAERQAARAERQAEAERAEREAQARRDHELKVLQHQQQTSSPLNCESNNAISFKPRPERFPVMEKDGDLDTFLRGFEKTCRQYQLPSGQWAQYLTPGLRGKALEVFAALPPALDEDYEAINLALIRKYQLTPEVYRIKFRTLQYGPHDSYSDVVDGLRTTFDQWVQGLSITTFEELKELMVKDQLLHLCPVEVRQFVMDREPKEAAKAAQIVDTYEANRASEVRKPSTASGKGGKMTTTTPAPANRHSGGPAPSSSTRPTSDTRRCFTYD, encoded by the coding sequence ATGGCAGCTGCTTATAAGAAGGATGAGAAAGCTGTGCTGATCCAAATGTGTGAGGAGCGAGGCCTCGATGGGTTCAACAAGACCAAAGAGATGCTAATCTGTGCCTTGGTGGAGGATAATCTCAAAGACCAGCACGATGTGGCCCAAGAGCATGGGACCAGTGAAGCACCAGGAAACCTTGCCATGGACCTAGCTCCAGGACGGTCCGCAGAACTGTCTGATTCCAAGGGGTCTGGCAGCAATCCCAGCTCCCGGAGTGGAATGGACTCTTACTTGCCGATGATTCTGCAGCAACTGGGAGAATGTGACTCTCAAGCGCGGCTACAGTTTGTGCTAAAAGAACGCCAAGCAGAGCGTGAGTTTGCTGAGAGACAGGCTGCGAGAGCTGAGCGTCAGGCCGAGGCTGAGCGAGCAGAGCGGGAAGCCCAAGCTCGGAGAGACCACGAACTGAAAGTTCTCCAACACCAGCAGCAGACCTCTTCCCCACTGAACTGTGAATCCAACAATGCCATCAGCTTCAAACCCCGGCCTGAgcgctttcctgtgatggaaaaggacggggacttGGACacttttctgaggggatttgaaaaaacTTGCcgtcagtaccagttgcccagtggcCAGTGGGCCCAATACCTAacaccagggctgcgaggcaaggccctggaagtGTTTGCTGCACTCCCTCCAGCACTAGATGAAGACTATGAGGCCATAAATCTGGCTCTGATACGGAAATaccagctgactccagaggtgtaccgcataaaattccggaccctccagtatggacctcatgacagctacagtgaTGTGGTGGATGGGCTCCGAACCACCTTTGATCAGTGGGTCCAAGGACTGTccattacaacctttgaggagctaAAGGAGCTAATGGTAAAAGATCAACTCCTACATctttgtcctgtggaggttcgacagtttgttatggaccgagagccaaaGGAGGCCGCGAAAGCAGCCCAGATTGTTgacacctatgaggccaaccgtgcatcggaggtgcggaagccttcCACCGCCAGCGGAAAAGGCGGTAAGATGaccacaaccacccctgccccagcCAACCGACATTCTGGAGGTCCTGCCCCATCTTCTAGCACCCGGCCTACGTCTGATACCCGCCGGTGCTTCACCTATGACTAA